The Deltaproteobacteria bacterium genome contains a region encoding:
- a CDS encoding MFS transporter — protein MRADTFHTLPDRSIVTTLRVFLPFALGYFLSYLYRVVNAVIAPDLVGDLGIGPSALGLLTATYFIAFASSQLPLGVLLDRFGPRRTEAVLLLFAGLGAFVFARSGSLTGLIIGRAFIGFGVSACLMAAFKAYVLWFPEEQWPMINGFQMAAGGLGALAATTPVEASLQITNWRGLFTFLGLLTLLIAVAIYLVVPEKPSQNRKERFSEQLRGIREVFASPEFWRTAPLTTMSQAAFLSIQGLWAGPWLKDVAGMDRMAVAGSLQWVAVAMVAGFIGLGGLAKQMDRHGISVLSTAIAGMVLFMTVQAAVILGFVASPLLLWICFGFFGTSGIIAYASLSQHFPSHLSGRVTTGVNLLVFIAAFAGQWLIGTIIGLWPVTADGAYALPGYQAGFAVMLGAQVLCLIWFAIASIRGRKSATFG, from the coding sequence ATGAGAGCCGACACCTTTCATACGCTTCCGGACCGATCCATTGTCACAACCCTGAGAGTGTTTCTGCCCTTCGCCCTCGGCTATTTCCTCTCCTATCTCTATCGGGTCGTCAACGCCGTCATCGCACCGGATCTGGTCGGCGACCTGGGCATCGGCCCCTCTGCTCTGGGACTGCTGACCGCCACCTATTTCATCGCCTTCGCATCCTCTCAGCTGCCGTTGGGAGTCTTGCTGGACCGTTTCGGACCCCGCAGAACCGAGGCCGTTCTGCTGCTCTTTGCCGGACTCGGGGCCTTCGTTTTTGCACGCTCCGGCAGCCTTACCGGGCTGATCATCGGCCGGGCGTTTATCGGTTTCGGCGTGTCGGCCTGTCTGATGGCCGCCTTCAAAGCCTATGTGCTGTGGTTTCCGGAAGAGCAGTGGCCGATGATCAACGGCTTCCAGATGGCCGCCGGCGGTCTGGGCGCCCTGGCGGCTACCACCCCGGTGGAGGCTTCGCTGCAGATCACCAACTGGAGGGGATTGTTTACTTTCCTGGGACTGTTGACCCTGCTGATAGCGGTAGCCATCTACTTGGTGGTTCCGGAGAAACCATCCCAAAACAGGAAGGAACGATTCAGTGAACAACTCCGTGGAATCCGTGAGGTATTCGCCAGCCCGGAATTCTGGCGGACGGCCCCTCTGACCACCATGTCCCAGGCGGCTTTTCTGTCTATTCAGGGCCTATGGGCCGGCCCCTGGCTCAAGGATGTGGCCGGCATGGATCGCATGGCCGTGGCCGGATCCCTTCAGTGGGTGGCGGTAGCCATGGTGGCGGGCTTCATTGGGTTGGGGGGATTGGCCAAGCAGATGGACCGACACGGCATCAGCGTGCTGTCAACCGCCATCGCCGGGATGGTCCTGTTCATGACCGTTCAAGCGGCGGTTATTCTCGGCTTTGTAGCCAGCCCCCTGCTGCTCTGGATCTGCTTCGGCTTTTTCGGCACCTCGGGTATCATCGCCTATGCATCGCTTTCGCAACACTTTCCCAGTCACCTTTCCGGCCGGGTGACAACGGGCGTCAACCTGCTGGTGTTTATCGCCGCATTTGCGGGCCAGTGGCTCATCGGCACCATTATCGGTCTCTGGCCCGTCACCGCAGACGGCGCTTATGCCCTGCCGGGATATCAGGCGGGATTCGCGGTCATGCTGGGGGCACAGGTTCTTTGCCTGATATGGTTCGCCATTGCCTCGATCAGGGGACGGAAATCAGCGACCTTCGGCTGA